The proteins below are encoded in one region of Vulpes lagopus strain Blue_001 chromosome 10, ASM1834538v1, whole genome shotgun sequence:
- the LOC121500690 gene encoding FXYD domain-containing ion transport regulator 4-like, protein MKRMTQGLLLTLAGLPALEANDLVDKGSPFYYDWESLQLGGMIFGGLLCIAGILIALSGKCKCKYNQKHSPLPEKATPLITPGSASTC, encoded by the coding sequence ATGAAGAGAATGACCCAGGGCCTGCTCCTCACACTGGCAGGCCTGCCTGCCTTGGAAGCCAATGACTTGGTTGATAAAGGCAGTCCCTTCTACTATGACTGGGAAAGCCTGCAGCTGGGCGGGATGATTTTTGGAGGGCTCCTGTGCATCGCTGGAATCTTGATAGCCCTGAGtggaaaatgcaaatgcaaatacAATCAGAAGCACAGCCCCTTACCTGAGAAAGCCACTCCACTCATCACTCCAGGTTCTGCCAGTACCTGCTGA